Within Stella humosa, the genomic segment TCCCTTCGTGGAAGATCCAGTGCTGGTCGAAGAAGGTCTGCGCGTCGTCGGCGGCGACGGCCGCCCGCATCTCCTCCAGCGTGGCCTCCAGCCGGGCGAACAGGGCTTCGTCTTTGCTGGCCGCCATCTGGCGCGCCACCATGCCGCTGACGACAGCGCGCATCACGATCATATCCTGCATGTCGTCGGCGGTGGGATCGACCACGAAGGCGCCGCGGCCGGGCTGGATGTCGACGAGGCCTTCGGCGGCCAGCGTCTTCAACGCCTCGCGCAGCGGTCCGCGGCTGATCTGGAACTGGCCGGCCAACTGGGTTTCCACCAGATGGGCGCCGGGCGCCAACTGCCCAGACCAGATCGCCGCCTCGAGCAGGGCCTTGGCCTTCGCCGCCAGGGACGGCGTGCGCGCGATTTCCTGGAATACGGCCATTCGCTGCTCCCGATCCTGCCGCCCGAGTGTTGGTCCTTCGATAGCGCATTTGTCGGCTGTCAACAATTGACGAAGGCTTTGGCCCAGGCATATTGTTCGAACAAGTAGACCGATGAAGGCCGCGTTGCAGAAGCGGCCGCCGCGGGCGAGGAGGAAAGCTGATGAAGGGCGTGGTGTTCGCCGGCGACCGTACGGTCGAGTTCCGGGAGTTTCCCGACCCGACGCCGGGACCGGGCGAGGTGGTGCTGGAGATCAAGGCCTCCGGCATGTGCGGCAGCGATCTCAAGATGTATCGCGCGGCACCCGGCGAGGCGGCCCGGGCGCTGGGCATCGGCGAGACCGGGGCGGTGATTGCCGGTCATGAGCCGTGCGGCGTCGTGGCCGCGGTCGGTGCCGGCGTCAGCGAGCGGCAGGCGCGCGTCGGCCAGCGCGTCATGGTCCATCACTATCGCGGCTGCGGCGTCTGCCCCCATTGCTCGACCGGCTGGATGCAGCTCTGTGTCGATGGCGTGGCCGAGGTCTATGGCGCCACCGGCCATGGCGCCCATGCGCCCTACATGAAGTGCCCGGCGCGCACGTTGGTGAACCTGCCCGACCAGCTATCCTTCGCGACCGGCGCCGCCATCGCCTGCGGCACCGGCACAGCCTGGGGGGCCCTGCAGCGGCTCGACCTGAAGGGCGACCAGACCATCGCCATCTTCGGCCAGGGGCCGGTCGGCCTGTCGGCGACGCAGTTGGCATCGGCCATGGGTGCCCGCGTGATCGCGCTCGACATCAGCGACGAGCGCCTTGGCCGGGCCAAGAGCTTTGGCGCCGACGTGGTGATCAACCCGGCCCAGGTGCCCGACGTGGTGGCCGCCATCCGCGACGTCACCCACGGGCTGGGCGCCCACGCCACGCTGGACGCGTCCTCTTCGTCGGCCGCCCGACGGCAGTCGGTGCAGGCCGTGCGCACCTGGGGCAAGGCGTGCTTCGTCGGCGAGGGCGGCAACGTCACGCTCGACGTCAGCCCGGACCTGCTGCGCCGCCAGGTCACGATCATCGGCTCCTGGACCTTCTCCACCGTCGGCCAGGCCGAATGCGCCACCTATGTCGCCGACCGCGGCATCGACGTGGACGCGCTGTTCACCGACCGGTGGAAGCTGGAGCAGGCCGAGGAGGCCTACCGGCTGTTCGACCAGCAGACCGGCGGCAAGGGCGTGTTCCTGTCCTGAGCGCCGGCCGGCAATCGCCCGCGACCAAGCAACGAAATCATGGGGAGGGATGTGCCAATGCTTCGAGCCATCGCACGGACGGCCATCGTGTGCGGCCTGGCGGCCGCCGGTGCCACATCGGCCGGTGCGGCCGAGAAGATCGTCTATGCCAGCTACATGTCCGAGGTCTACACGGTCAGCAAGACCGACCTCTGGATGATGGGCGAGATCGAGAAGCGGTCCAACGGCGAGATCAAGTTCGAGAAGTATTTCAGCGGCTCGCTGCTGAAGGCGCCCGACCTCTATCCCGGCCTGCAGAGCGGGGCGGCCGACATCGTGCTGGGCACGCCCGCCGCCTATAACCGGGCGGACTTCCGCCTGTCGAACGTCGTCCTGCCCTACATCTCCTCCAAGGCCGATGCCGTGGGCAAGGCGTTGACCGAGCTCTATGCCGGCAACGCCGCCTTCCGGAAGGAGTATGAGAGCCGCAACGCCCACGTGCTCTACATCGTCCCCTGGGCCGAGAACACCTTCTGGAGCAGCAAGCCGCTAGCCAAGGCCGACGACTTCAAGGGCCTGAAGGTGCGCAGCGTGCAGGCCGTGGCCGATTCGGTGAAGAAGCTGGGCGGCACGCCGGTCACCATGGCTTGGCCGGAGGCGCTGGATGCGCTGGGCCGTGGCGTGGTCGACGTCGTGTCCTCCTCGCCCTTCGATTCCTCGGTGCTGGGCGGCATCCACGAGTCCGCCAAGGTCGGGTCGGACGGCGGCGACATGGGCATCTTCTCGTTCGCCGCCACCTCCATGAACCAGCAGCGCTGGAACAAGCTGAGCCCGGCGCACCGCAAGATCATCACCGAGGTGGCCGCCGACGCGCCGGCCCGCTTCATCGCGGACCTGGATGGCGAACTGAACAAGGCCGTCGACAAGCTCTGCGCCCACAAGGGCGACCTGACCATCAGCCTCTTTTCCGAGGCCGAGCGCGCCAAGGTCCACAAGATCGCGGCCGAGCCGGTGCACGCCGAATGGGTGAAGTGGGCGGCCGAGACCAACAAGATCGACACCGCCGCCGTCCTGAAGGACTACATCGCCCTCGTGCGCAAGCACGAGGCCACCTCGACCTGGCAGTCGGGCTTCCAGCGCTACGCCGCGCGCAACTGCGGCAAGCGCTAGGCAGCATCGGGGCGGGCAGGTCCGATCGGGTCTGCCCGCCTCATCCGGCATCCATGCAGGGTGGGAGCTTGGGCGATGGGGATGCTGTCTCGTACGATCCAGCGGCTGGCACTCGGCCTCGGGATACTGAGCGGCTTCGGTACCGTGGTGATGATGCTTCTCATCGTCGCCGACGTGGCCGGCCGGACCTTCTTCAACGTGTCGCTGCCGGGCAGCAGCGAACTGGCCGAACTGCTGCTGGTCGCCATGATCTTCCTGGGGCTGGCGGCCGCCCAGCAGCGGCGCGAGCACTTCAACATCGAACTGGCAACGCAGTACCTGCCGCCGCTGGTCAAGCAGGTGGTGGCGCTGGCCGGCTGGGTGATCAGCCTGGCCGTCGTGGGATTGCTCGCCTGGCTCAGCTCCAAGCAGGCCTGGACCGCCTTCCTGCGCGATGAGGCCAGCTACGGCATCATCGCCTTTCCGATCTGGCCGGCCCGCATGCTGATCGCCTTTGGCCTGGCCCTGCTGGCGGTGCAAATCCTGCTCGACATAGCGGGGACGCTGCGGCCACGGCCGGCTGCCGGCGACCTCGCCCCGCAAACCTCTCGCCACGAATAGGCCCCGGCCGATGGAACTCCTTATTCCGGGCCTGATCATCATTGGCCTGCTGCTGGCGCTGCTGACTTTCGGCGTGCCGATCGCCTTTGCGCTGGCCGCGGCTGGCATCGTCGGCCTGGTCATGGAACGGCCGTGGCGCGGCATCGAGTTCCTGCTGTCGACCTTTGCCTACGCCAACACCGCGCATTTCGCCTATGTCGTGCTGCCGCTGTTCCTCTTCATGGGGCACATGGCCTTCTCGGCCGGCCTGTCGCGGCGCGCCTTCCAACTTGGCCAGCAGCTCCTTGGCCGATTGCCGGGCGGGCTGGCGGCGGCCACCATCGTCGGCTGCGCGGCCTTCTCGACCATCTGCGGCTCCAGCGTCGCCACCGCGTCGACCATGGCCAAGGTGGCGCTGCCGGAGATGCTGCGCCATGGCTACAAGCAGCGGCTGGCCGCCGGCTGCGTGGCCGCCGGCGGCACACTGGGCGTGCTCATCCCGCCCAGCGGCATCCTGGTGATCTATTCGATCATCACCCAGGTCTCGTTGCTGAAGCTGTTCCTGGCGGCGTTCATCCCCGGGCTCTTCACCGCGATCGTCTACATCGCCGGCATCTGGCTGATGGTGAAGCGTGACCCGTCGCTGGCGGGTCCGCCGGTGACGGAACGCTATACCTGGCGCCAGAACGGCCGGGCCTTCGTCCAGTCTTGGGAAGTGCTGCTGCTGTTCGCCGCCGTCACCGGCACCATCTATCTGGGCATCGCCACGCCGACCGAGGCGGCCGCACTGGGCGCCTTCTTCGCGCTGATGGCGGTCCTGCGGCGGCCGGGCCGGTGGAAGAACCTGGGCGATGGCCTGCGCGAGACGGGGTCGGCCACCTGCTCGATCTTCGCGCTCATCATCGGTGCCGGCCTCTTCAGCCTCGGCCTGTCGACGACGCAGTTCCCGACCCACCTGGCGACGATGGCGGCCGGGCTCGACCTGTCGCCGACGATGATGATCGTGCTGATCCTGCTGCCCTACCTGATCCTCGGCATGTTCCTGGACGGGATCTCGATGATCCTCATCACCATGCCGATCGTCTTTCCGATCGTGACCCATGTCGGCTTCGATCCGATCCTGTTCGGGCTGCTGGTGACGAAGGCAGTCGAGATCGGTGCCATCACGCCGCCGGTCGGCCTCAACGCCTTCGTGGTGAAGAGCGCCGCTCCGGAGCTGTCGCTGAGCGAAGTGTTTCGCGGCTGCGTGCCGTTCGTGTTCATGGAACTGTTCATCGTCGCCGTGATGATCGGATTCCCCGACCTGTCGCTGTTCCTGGTCCGCGACTAGGGCCGGCGGCAGGCGCGCTATCGAGAGGAGAAGGCAGAGATGGCCCAATCGGAAACCGTGCGTCCGCTGGACGTCGTCATCGTCGGCGCCGGCCTGGGCGGCCTCTACGCGCTGCACAAGCTTCGCGGCCTGGGAATGACGGTGCGCGTGTTCGAGGCCGGCAGCGGCATCGGCGGCACCTGGTTCTGGAACCGCTATCCCGGCGCGCGCTGCGACATCGAGAGCATGGAGTATTCTTACTCCTTCTCCGACGAGCTGCAGCAGGAATGGAAGTGGCCGGAGCGCTACGGCACCCAGCCCGAGATCCTGCGCTACATCGAGCATGTCGCCGACCGCTTCGACCTGCGCCGCGATATCCAGCTCAACACCCGCATCGCCGAAGCGCGCTTCGATCCGGACGCCAACCTGTGGACCTTGCGGACCGCGGCGGGGGAGGCGGTCCAGGCGCGCTTCTGCGTCATGGCGACCGGCAATCTGTCGACCCCGCGCGTGCCCGACTTCAAGGGCATCCATGACTTCAAGGGCGACTGGTACCATAGCGGCCTGTGGCCGGCCGACGGCGTGGACTTCACCGGCAAGCGGGTCGCCGTCGTCGGCACCGGCTCGTCGGCCATCCAGATGATCCCGCTGATCGCGCAGCAGGCGAGCCACCTCTACGTCTTCCAGCGCACGGCCAATTTCAGCCTGCCGGCGCAGAACCGGCCGATGGACCGCCAGTACGAGCAGTCCTTCAAGCAGTCCTATCCGCAGCGCCGGCAGGAGGCGCGGCAGACCGGCTTCGGCGTGTCGGGCTATCCCGTGCCGACCCAGTCCGCGCTCGAGGTCAGCGCCGAGGAACGCCGGCAGAAGTACGAGGCGCTGTGGGCACGCGGCGGCAGCATCGGCTTCCTGTCCTGCTACTCGGACTTCCTGGTCAACCCGGAAGCCAACGAGACGGCGGCCGAGTTCGTGCGCGACAAGATCCGCGGTCTCGTCCGCGACCCGGCGGTGGCCGAGCTGCTGACGCCCAGGGACCACCCGATCGGCACCAAGCGCCTGTGTCTGGATAGCGGCTACTACGAGACCTACAACCGCGACAACGTCACCCTGGTCGACGCGCGCTCGGCGCCCATCCAGGAGATCACGCCGGCCGGCATCCGCACCAGCGAGCGGGAATACGCGGTCGACGCGATTGCGTTCGCCACCGGCTTCGACGCCATGACCGGCGCGCTGCGCGAGATCGACATCCGCGTCGAGGGCGGGCCGGCGCTGGCCGATAGCTGGCAGGGCGGCCCGCAGACCTATCTTGGCCTGACGGTGCCGGGCTTCCCCAACCTCTTCATCATCACCGGCCCCGGCAGCCCGGGCGTGAAAAGCCAGATGATCCACTCGATCGAGCAGCACACCGACTGGGTGGCCGATTGCCTGGCCCACCTGCGGGACCATGGGCTGTCGCGGATCGAGGCCCGGCCGGACGCGGGCGAGGAGTGGGTGGCCCACGTCAACGAGGTCGCCAACAGCACGCTCTACCCGCTCGCCAACTCCTGGTATGTCGGCGCCAACATCCCGGGCAAGCCGCGTATCTTCATGCCCTATGTGGCGGGCGTCGGCGTCTATCGCCAGAAATGCGACCAGGTGGCCGCGGCGGG encodes:
- a CDS encoding GntR family transcriptional regulator, with protein sequence MAVFQEIARTPSLAAKAKALLEAAIWSGQLAPGAHLVETQLAGQFQISRGPLREALKTLAAEGLVDIQPGRGAFVVDPTADDMQDMIVMRAVVSGMVARQMAASKDEALFARLEATLEEMRAAVAADDAQTFFDQHWIFHEGMYRSANSALFRTWSAMHGLIDIYVRRLGRPHLALSRILLCYDCFMRLFRAGDPDEAEAAVRSQMLLVGFNILRRPIPPVFYGYITRDILDDGTVVPFDPRPAGQKTAGHRRGSK
- a CDS encoding zinc-dependent alcohol dehydrogenase family protein, producing MKGVVFAGDRTVEFREFPDPTPGPGEVVLEIKASGMCGSDLKMYRAAPGEAARALGIGETGAVIAGHEPCGVVAAVGAGVSERQARVGQRVMVHHYRGCGVCPHCSTGWMQLCVDGVAEVYGATGHGAHAPYMKCPARTLVNLPDQLSFATGAAIACGTGTAWGALQRLDLKGDQTIAIFGQGPVGLSATQLASAMGARVIALDISDERLGRAKSFGADVVINPAQVPDVVAAIRDVTHGLGAHATLDASSSSAARRQSVQAVRTWGKACFVGEGGNVTLDVSPDLLRRQVTIIGSWTFSTVGQAECATYVADRGIDVDALFTDRWKLEQAEEAYRLFDQQTGGKGVFLS
- the dctP gene encoding TRAP transporter substrate-binding protein DctP, giving the protein MLRAIARTAIVCGLAAAGATSAGAAEKIVYASYMSEVYTVSKTDLWMMGEIEKRSNGEIKFEKYFSGSLLKAPDLYPGLQSGAADIVLGTPAAYNRADFRLSNVVLPYISSKADAVGKALTELYAGNAAFRKEYESRNAHVLYIVPWAENTFWSSKPLAKADDFKGLKVRSVQAVADSVKKLGGTPVTMAWPEALDALGRGVVDVVSSSPFDSSVLGGIHESAKVGSDGGDMGIFSFAATSMNQQRWNKLSPAHRKIITEVAADAPARFIADLDGELNKAVDKLCAHKGDLTISLFSEAERAKVHKIAAEPVHAEWVKWAAETNKIDTAAVLKDYIALVRKHEATSTWQSGFQRYAARNCGKR
- a CDS encoding TRAP transporter small permease; its protein translation is MLSRTIQRLALGLGILSGFGTVVMMLLIVADVAGRTFFNVSLPGSSELAELLLVAMIFLGLAAAQQRREHFNIELATQYLPPLVKQVVALAGWVISLAVVGLLAWLSSKQAWTAFLRDEASYGIIAFPIWPARMLIAFGLALLAVQILLDIAGTLRPRPAAGDLAPQTSRHE
- a CDS encoding TRAP transporter large permease → MELLIPGLIIIGLLLALLTFGVPIAFALAAAGIVGLVMERPWRGIEFLLSTFAYANTAHFAYVVLPLFLFMGHMAFSAGLSRRAFQLGQQLLGRLPGGLAAATIVGCAAFSTICGSSVATASTMAKVALPEMLRHGYKQRLAAGCVAAGGTLGVLIPPSGILVIYSIITQVSLLKLFLAAFIPGLFTAIVYIAGIWLMVKRDPSLAGPPVTERYTWRQNGRAFVQSWEVLLLFAAVTGTIYLGIATPTEAAALGAFFALMAVLRRPGRWKNLGDGLRETGSATCSIFALIIGAGLFSLGLSTTQFPTHLATMAAGLDLSPTMMIVLILLPYLILGMFLDGISMILITMPIVFPIVTHVGFDPILFGLLVTKAVEIGAITPPVGLNAFVVKSAAPELSLSEVFRGCVPFVFMELFIVAVMIGFPDLSLFLVRD
- a CDS encoding flavin-containing monooxygenase; the encoded protein is MAQSETVRPLDVVIVGAGLGGLYALHKLRGLGMTVRVFEAGSGIGGTWFWNRYPGARCDIESMEYSYSFSDELQQEWKWPERYGTQPEILRYIEHVADRFDLRRDIQLNTRIAEARFDPDANLWTLRTAAGEAVQARFCVMATGNLSTPRVPDFKGIHDFKGDWYHSGLWPADGVDFTGKRVAVVGTGSSAIQMIPLIAQQASHLYVFQRTANFSLPAQNRPMDRQYEQSFKQSYPQRRQEARQTGFGVSGYPVPTQSALEVSAEERRQKYEALWARGGSIGFLSCYSDFLVNPEANETAAEFVRDKIRGLVRDPAVAELLTPRDHPIGTKRLCLDSGYYETYNRDNVTLVDARSAPIQEITPAGIRTSEREYAVDAIAFATGFDAMTGALREIDIRVEGGPALADSWQGGPQTYLGLTVPGFPNLFIITGPGSPGVKSQMIHSIEQHTDWVADCLAHLRDHGLSRIEARPDAGEEWVAHVNEVANSTLYPLANSWYVGANIPGKPRIFMPYVAGVGVYRQKCDQVAAAGYEGFELSR